The Pseudomonadota bacterium region TGTTCGCGCAGTCGACGTACTGCGCGCGAATAATGTGTTTTTACGCTGCCGCCTGTGCATCGCATCGCCTGCGCTGTTTCCGCAACGCTCAGGCCATCCACGCTACGAAAGATGAACGCTTGACGTTGACGCTCCGGTAGCTCGGCCAGGGCGACCAACATTTGATCTCTCGAACCATCGAGCATCACTCGCTCATCGGGTTGGTCGATGTCGCGGCCAGCGTAAACGCTGTCCGGCTCAACGCGTTCGTCGTCATCGTTGCGAAAAGCCGTAAAGAGCGAAAACAGCTTACCGCGGGTGGTCGCGCGTCGATGAAAATCCCGAATCTTGTTCTGCAAGATGCGGAAAAACAGGGGGCGCCATTCGTCATGAGGCTTAGCGGCATAGCGCGTTACCATGGTCATCATACTCTCCTGCACAAGATCAAGCGCATCGTCAGCGTTTCGAACCGACATATTGGCCATGATATAGGCTTGTTTCTCGACCTCGGCCAAGAAGCGATCCATCTGCTGCGCCATCGAATTCATGCCGTCGTCGCCGTCCTTTTGTGCGTCTCGGCTGTTCGACAACGCGAGCGGAAGTCGTGCTCCCGCTCGCGCCGCCGAGGACGCCGTCTGTGTGCGCCGAATCAATCACTCGCCCGCCGCTCGAAACACAAAGCTAGCGCGCGGTGTGACCCACTCATTACTGTCATCAGTATAGCGAACATGTGCGGTCACTCGATACAGTTGGGCACCAGCGTCCAGCTGTGCATCCAGTTCCGCGACCAGTTCAGAGAACTCGCGATACAGATGCAGTTCGCCGCTGCCGCGCACTTTCACCGCGTAGATACCCTGGCCATTCTCCGTGGGGGACAAAATAGCACTGTCCAGCGGATTCGTTACAGCACGAGGTACACCACGTACCGTTAAGATTTCACGTGACGCTGACAAATCGATGTCGATCATTTGTTCGGTCAAACTGTGAAATGGCATTGAACTACCTTCCGCCCACACCACATTGAATGAACCTGGACGCGCTTCGGTGTTCACGTCGATAAGAGTTTGCGCTGTATAGTCCGCCGGCGCCGTTCCAAACGGCGTGACCAGACCGCGCACGCGCACAAGATCACCCGTCATCAGCGCATCGAGGCTCAATGGGCCCGTGTCGATATCGTATTCGTCAGCGTTAGCATCGAACGATGCATCAACGCCTGTACCCGCGAAGTCAAACGCCGTAGGGCGACGACCATTGAGAAAGTAGACGTCGACGGCCAACGGATTCGCGTTCACGACTTCGGCTGTCAGTTGATTCATCAGCATCACCACCCGCCCGCTAGTCGCATCGAGGGTTTGATCATCGACAAGTTCGCCAAACGCCACGACGCGCTGCCCGACCGAGACACTGTCAATCGTGAGTGCATCGTTGTCCACACCGGGTGCGGTCACCGTGGTACCCGCGCCCAAGGTCACCGTGCCGAAACCGCGAAATATTTCAACGCCATCGCGATATTCCACGCGCGCACCCCGTAGGGTGATGGCGTCCCCGTCGCGCGCCGCGACCACACCCTTGACCACATCACCATCAGTCCAGGGCACACTGCTGCCTGCGATCACCGTATCGGCGGCAATACTGCGACCGGCGATCGCACCATTGGCAATAACCGGACTACTGCTGTTCAATGCCGCGAGGGCCACAAGCCCTTCGCTACCGGTGTAGCCCGTGCCATCCACCTCGTACTGTGTCTGATCGTCGGTGGTCACATCGAATTGACCAAAATCACCGATGCGATGACGAAAGGGTCGCACATTGAGTACGA contains the following coding sequences:
- a CDS encoding RNA polymerase sigma factor, giving the protein MNSMAQQMDRFLAEVEKQAYIMANMSVRNADDALDLVQESMMTMVTRYAAKPHDEWRPLFFRILQNKIRDFHRRATTRGKLFSLFTAFRNDDDERVEPDSVYAGRDIDQPDERVMLDGSRDQMLVALAELPERQRQAFIFRSVDGLSVAETAQAMRCTGGSVKTHYSRAVRRLREQLQDHWT
- a CDS encoding DUF4382 domain-containing protein; amino-acid sequence: MTLLTNDKPNQAARNVASRWLATLLAALTLSLTACGGGGAQTEPLADEPLPPIVEEQGELMVTITDAEGDFVAYAVDVVSLTMEKANGDQVETLPLSTRIDFTELTEVTELLSIATVPAGNYESVVMTLDYGAADIIVQDENGDSVTATAVDANGDTLGLFDVRLNLSNSDVIRIAPGVPAAFSLDFDLDASNEIDLTIDPTVTVEAFLLATAELETDREHRVRGALVSVDEIDNSFVLNVRPFRHRIGDFGQFDVTTDDQTQYEVDGTGYTGSEGLVALAALNSSSPVIANGAIAGRSIAADTVIAGSSVPWTDGDVVKGVVAARDGDAITLRGARVEYRDGVEIFRGFGTVTLGAGTTVTAPGVDNDALTIDSVSVGQRVVAFGELVDDQTLDATSGRVVMLMNQLTAEVVNANPLAVDVYFLNGRRPTAFDFAGTGVDASFDANADEYDIDTGPLSLDALMTGDLVRVRGLVTPFGTAPADYTAQTLIDVNTEARPGSFNVVWAEGSSMPFHSLTEQMIDIDLSASREILTVRGVPRAVTNPLDSAILSPTENGQGIYAVKVRGSGELHLYREFSELVAELDAQLDAGAQLYRVTAHVRYTDDSNEWVTPRASFVFRAAGE